One genomic segment of Paenibacillus xylanexedens includes these proteins:
- the pstA gene encoding phosphate ABC transporter permease PstA, with product MSVKKQANAVVPSYSFGKRRSSSMVMDRLFTGMVWGVGIVVILFIVGLLFLLLNKGLPLLSWDFLYGVPSEIEEGGGIGPALFNSFYVLILSLLISIPIGMAAGIYLAEFAPNNKLIETVRICVEGLSSVPSIIFGLFGIALFVEFFEIGLTILGAAVSLAFLNLPVLTRVTEESVRAVPVELRNGSFALGSTHLQTIRQVLLPVAINGIMTGICLTAGRAFGESAVIILTAGVSTSGEMWDFNLLSPGGTLAVHLWYVQSEAIVPDAEEIAQKTTAVLIFVALLINVLFRVPLWLKARKNQA from the coding sequence ATGAGTGTGAAGAAGCAGGCGAACGCTGTCGTCCCGTCTTATTCTTTTGGCAAACGGAGAAGTTCATCGATGGTGATGGATCGGCTCTTTACCGGCATGGTATGGGGCGTTGGTATTGTCGTCATTTTGTTTATTGTTGGACTGTTATTTTTGCTGTTGAACAAAGGATTGCCGCTGCTCAGCTGGGATTTCCTATACGGTGTTCCGAGTGAGATTGAAGAAGGCGGAGGGATCGGCCCGGCACTGTTCAACTCGTTCTATGTGTTAATTCTGTCCCTGCTCATTTCCATCCCGATTGGTATGGCGGCAGGCATATATCTGGCAGAGTTTGCACCAAACAATAAGTTAATCGAGACCGTTCGTATTTGCGTGGAGGGATTGTCCTCTGTGCCATCCATCATCTTTGGATTGTTCGGTATTGCTCTGTTTGTGGAGTTTTTCGAAATTGGTCTTACCATTCTGGGCGCAGCCGTCAGCCTTGCTTTCCTGAACCTGCCTGTGCTTACCAGGGTAACAGAGGAATCCGTCAGGGCGGTTCCGGTGGAACTTCGCAATGGATCATTCGCACTGGGTTCAACACATCTTCAGACGATCCGCCAAGTGTTGTTGCCGGTAGCTATCAACGGGATCATGACGGGTATTTGCCTGACCGCAGGCCGGGCATTTGGTGAGAGTGCTGTCATTATTCTGACCGCTGGGGTGTCTACATCCGGGGAAATGTGGGACTTTAATTTGTTATCGCCGGGAGGAACCCTTGCGGTACATCTCTGGTACGTTCAATCGGAAGCCATTGTGCCGGATGCCGAGGAAATTGCGCAGAAAACCACAGCGGTGCTGATCTTTGTAGCGTTACTCATTAATGTTCTGTTCCGTGTACCCCTGTGGTTGAAAGCACGCAAAAATCAAGCCTGA
- the pstB gene encoding phosphate ABC transporter ATP-binding protein PstB, with protein sequence MQPIIEINKLNLYYGQFQALKDVSIEIPERAITAFIGPSGCGKSTLLRTLNRMNDRIPGTRIEGTVAVGGTDIYNGEVHVETLRKKIGMVFQQPNPFPKSIHDNVAFGPKQHGIHGKKKLDEIVEQSLRSAVLWDEVKDNLKRSALSLSGGQQQRLCIARALAVEPDILLMDEATASLDPVSTFKIEELTHELKERYTIVMVTHNMQQAARVSQQTVFFLNGEVVEYSATQSMFAEPVDVRTQDYISGRFG encoded by the coding sequence GTGCAACCTATTATTGAGATCAACAAATTGAATTTGTATTATGGTCAGTTTCAAGCGCTGAAGGATGTTTCCATTGAAATTCCTGAGCGGGCAATTACTGCGTTTATCGGACCATCGGGTTGTGGCAAATCAACCCTGCTACGTACGCTCAACCGCATGAATGACCGGATACCCGGCACACGGATAGAAGGTACAGTGGCTGTAGGGGGAACCGACATCTACAATGGGGAAGTTCATGTGGAGACCCTTCGCAAGAAGATCGGCATGGTCTTTCAGCAACCGAACCCCTTTCCAAAATCCATCCATGACAATGTGGCATTCGGTCCCAAACAGCACGGTATCCATGGCAAGAAAAAGCTGGATGAGATTGTGGAGCAGAGCCTGCGTTCCGCTGTCTTGTGGGATGAGGTAAAAGACAACCTAAAGCGCTCCGCACTAAGTCTGTCCGGTGGACAACAACAACGTCTCTGCATCGCACGTGCGCTGGCAGTGGAGCCGGATATTCTGCTCATGGATGAGGCAACCGCTTCACTTGATCCTGTGTCTACCTTCAAGATTGAGGAACTGACGCATGAATTGAAGGAGCGTTATACCATCGTGATGGTGACGCATAACATGCAGCAAGCCGCTCGCGTATCCCAGCAGACGGTCTTTTTCCTGAACGGCGAAGTCGTGGAATATTCCGCTACCCAGAGCATGTTCGCCGAGCCAGTCGATGTGCGTACACAGGATTATATTAGTGGTAGATTTGGGTGA